One region of Primulina tabacum isolate GXHZ01 chromosome 17, ASM2559414v2, whole genome shotgun sequence genomic DNA includes:
- the LOC142531221 gene encoding uncharacterized protein LOC142531221, with the protein MGELKSILGEHHMSRINDTPFAKWIDMPVLAISSGRIDYFLNRFQGDSCSFFVGDNITIPFKSADFSFVLGLHHIGQPVDLDLKMESKYLTRHFDGKVTNAKQIAIYEKLIFLARSDDECDIDDFVRTFILFIFNCIIFPTGNYITPGFIFPYLDDLTIFFKYAWGDAAFRFLYREICQIGKKLYVDGCTVGLMAWLYEIFPILGVRRGLNVYPRLFCWGKSKISLNAADTEALLKRIDSTQVLSIHPFCEEEKLLVDMNIVLKQETNKSEVKRFEKLVMKQMNDIKMLRKRCAELEGEKVRRRMKGKMFVVDKCDNVVESEENVEKTEEKMTSELAHDARANFSDFVDVVVKEIVSDLAKEKKELDESHSLNASVDESIGGSFVATSEVKKKTNFQSSIADHVRARDDRVKKKKSLHVCYST; encoded by the exons ATGGGAGAATTGAAGTCAATTCTAGGTGAGCACCATATGAGTCGGATAAATGATACTCCTTTCGCCAAATGGATTGATATGCCAGTCCTTGCTATTAGTAGTGGGCGGATTGATTATTTTCTAAACAGATTTCAAGGTGATTCATGTTCTTTTTTTGTTGGTGATAACATTACCATCCCTTTCAAATCAGCTGATTTCTCTTTTGTGCTCGGCCTACATCACATTGGACAACCAGTTGACTTGGACCTGAAAATGGAGTCCAAATATTTGACACGTCATTTTGACGGCAAGGTCACCAATGCCAAGCAAATAGctatttatgaaaaattgatTTTCCTTGCAAGAAGTGACGATGAATGTGatattgatgattttgtgagaactttcattttgttcattttcaaCTGCATAATATTTCCCACGGGCAATTATATCACTCCTGGATTTATATTTCCTTATCTCGATGATCTTacgatattttttaaatatgctTGGGGAGATGCTGCCTTCCGATTTTTATATCGAGAAATATGTCAGATCGGGAAAAAGCTTTATGTTGATGGATGCACGGTTGGATTAATG gcTTGGTTATATGAGATATTCCCAATTTTAGGAGTAAGGCGTGGTTTAAATGTTTACCCTCGGTTGTTTTGTTGGGGGAAAAGCAAGATCTCACTAAATGCAGCTGACACTGAAGCATTGTTGAAACGCATAGATTCAACTCag GTTCTGTCGATACATCCATTTTGTGAGGAGGAGAAGTTGTTAGTGGACATGAATATTGTTTTAAAGCAAGAAACGAATAAATCTGAAGTAAAACGTTTTGAGAAACTTGTCATGAAACAAATGAATGATATAAAGATGCTGAGAAAGAGATGTGCTGAATTAGAGGGTGAAAAGGTTCGACGTAGAATGAAGGGAAAAATGTTTGTGGTGGATAAATGTGACAATGTTGTTGAATCTGAGGAAAATGTTGAAAAAACAGAAGAAAAGATGACTTCTGAGTTAGCACATGATGCAAGAGCTAACTTTAGTGATTTTGTTGACGTAGTGGTAAAAGAAATTGTTTCTGATTTGGctaaagaaaagaaagagtTAGATGAATCACATTCTTTGAATGCTTCGGTTGATGAGAGCATTGGTGGTAGTTTTGTTGCTACTTCTGAAGTGAAGAAGAAAACTAATTTTCAATCTTCAATTGCAGATCATGTGAGGGCTAGGGATGATcgtgtgaagaaaaaaaaaagcctCCATGTTTGTTACTCCACCTAG